CCTGCCGGCCCGGGAGCACATCGTCTACACCCACGACTCGGTACGCCGCCGCCAGCAGACGTTCGGCTACACCGAGGAGGAGCTGAAGATCCTGCTCGCGCCCATGGCCCGCACCGGCGCCGAGCCGATCGGCTCGATGGGCACCGACACGCCGATCTCCCCGCTCTCCACCCGGCCCCGGCTGCTCTACGACTACTTCCACCAGCTCTTCGCGCAGGTCACCAACCCGCCGCTGGACGCCATCCGGGAGGAGCTGGTCACCAGCCTCAGCTCGACCATCGGCCCGGAGGGCAACCTGCTCGACCCCGGTCCGGCGAGCTGTCGGCAGATCGTGCTGCCCTACCCGGTGATCGACAACGACGAGCTGGCCAAGATCCTCTCCATCGATGAGGACGGCGACCTGCCCGGCTTCAAGGCCGTCCGGGTCTCCGGCCTGTACCGGATCCGCGAGGGCGCGGCCGGCATCAAGGCCCGGCTCACCGAGATCTGCCGGCACGTGTCCGAGGCGATCGAGGACGGCGTACGGATTCTGGTCCTCTCCGATCGCGACTCCAACGCCGACCTGGCCCCGATCCCGTCGCTGCTGCTCACCGCCGCGGTGCACCAGCACCTGGTCCGCGAGCAGACCCGCACGCAGGTGGCGCTGATCGTGGAGTCCGGCGACTGCCGCGAGGTGCACCACGCGGCGGTGCTGATCGGTTACGGCGCCGCTGCGGTCAACCCGTACCTGGCCTTCGAGTCCGTCGAGGACATGATCTCCACGGGCGCGCTGGTGGGGGCGGAGCCGGCGACGGCCGTGCGCAACTACGTCAAGGCACTCGGCAAGGGCGTCCTGAAGATCATGTCGAAGATGGGCATCTCGACGGTGTCGTCGTACTGCGGTGCCCAGGTCTTCGAGGCCGTCGGGCTGGACGCCCGCCTGGTCGAGCGCTACTTCCGGGGCACCCCGAGCAAGATCGGCGGCATCGGACTGGCCGGCATCCACGCCGAGGTCGCCGCCCGCCACGCCCGCGCCTGGCCGCCCGCCGGCGCCGCCGGGTCGGACCGGCTGGAGGTCGGGGGCGAGTACCAGTGGCGCCGCGAGGGCGAGCTGCACCTGTTCAACCCGGAGACGGTCTTCCTGCTCCAGCACGCCACCCGCAGCCGCCAGTACGACATCTTCCAGCGGTACACCGCCAAGGTCGACGCGCTGGCCGCCGAGGCGGGCTCCCTGCGGGGCCTGTTCACCCTGCGCGTCGGCGTCCGCCCGCCGGTACCGCTGGACGAGGTGGAGCCGGCCAGCGAGATCGTGAAGCGGTTCGCCACCGGCGCGATGTCGTACGGGTCGATCTCGGCGGAGGCCCACGAGACCCTCGCCATCGCCATGAACCGGCTCGGCGGCAAGTCCAACACCGGCGAGGGCGGCGAGGACGTCGAGCGGCTGCACGACCCGGCCCGCCGGTCCGCGGTCAAGCAGATCGCCAGCGGACGGTTCGGCGTGACCACCGAATACCTGGTCAACGCCGACGACCTCCAGATCAAGATGGCGCAGGGCGCCAAGCCCGGCGAGGGTGGCCAGCTGCCCGGCAACAAGGTCTGGCCGTGGATCGCCCGGACCCGGCACGCCACGCCCGGCGTCGGCCTGATCTCCCCGCCGCCGCACCACGACATCTACTCCATCGAGGACCTCGCCCAGCTCGTACACGACCTGAAGTGCGTCAACCCGGCCGCCCGGGTGCACGTCAAGCTGGTCAGCGAGGTCGGCGTGGGCACGGTCGCGGCAGGGGTGGCGAAGCTCAAGGCGGACGTCATCCTCATCTCCGGCCACGACGGGGGCACCGGCGCGTCCCCGCTCAACTCGCTCAAGCACGCCGGCACCCCCTGGGAGCTGGGGCTGGCCGAGGCGCAGCAGACGCTGCTGCTCAACAAGCTCCGCGACCGGGTGACCGTGCAGGTCGACGGCCAGCTCAAGACCGGCCGGGACGTGGTGGTCGCCGCGCTGCTCGGCGCCGAGGAGTTCGGCTTCGCCACCGCGCCGCTGATCGTCGCCGGCTGCGTGATGATGCGGGTCTGCCACCTGGACACCTGTCCGGTCGGCATCGCCACCCAGAACCCGGTGCTGCGCGAGCGGTTCACCGGCACGCCCGAGTTCGTGGAGAACTTCTTCCTCTTCCTCGCCGAGGAGGTCCGCGGCTACCTCGCCGAGCTGGGCTTCCGGTCCATCGAGGAGGCGATCGGGCAGACCGAGCTGCTCGACGTCGCCCCCGCCGTCGCGCACTGGAAGGCGTACGGACTCGACCTCGCGCCCGTGCTGCACCTGCCGGAGCTGCCGGCCGGCGCGGCCCGCCGGGGCGTACGGGCCCAGGACCACGGGCTCGACCGGGCCCTGGACAACGAGCTGATCGCGCTCGCCGAGCCGGCGCTGCGCGGCTCCGGGGCGGCGGTGGCCGGCGCCGAGGCGCGGGTCACGCCGGTGCGGGCCGAGGTACGCATCCGCAACGAGCACCGCAGCGTCGGCGCGATGCTGGGCGGTGAGGTGACCCGCCGCCACGGCGGGGCCGGGCTGCCGCCCGACACGGTCGAGTTCGTGCTGACCGGCACCGCCGGGCAGTCCTTCGGCGCGTTCGTGCCGCGCGGGGTGACCCTGCGCCTGCACGGCGACGCCAACGACTACGTCGGCAAGGGGCTCTCCGGCGGTCGGATCATCGTCCGGCCGGACGGGAGCGCGCCCTTCGCCGACCCCGACGCCGCCACGGGCGAGCGGGCCGAGGACCAGATCATCGCGGGCAACACCATCCTGTACGGCGCCACCGCCGGCGAGGTGTTCCTGCGCGGCCGGGTCGGCGAGCGGTTCGCGGTCCGTAACTCCGGCGCGACCGCCGTCGTCGAGGGCGTGGGTGACCACGGCTGCGAGTACATGACGGGCGGGACCGTGGTGGTGCTCGGGCCGACCGGGCGTAACTTCGCCGCCGGCATGTCGGGCGGCACCGCGTTCGTCCACCGGCTCGACCGGGCCCGGGTCAACACCGAGCTGGTCGACCTGGCGCCGCTGGGCGAGGAGGAGCAGGCGGTGTTGCACGAGCTGGTGCAGCGCCACTTCGCGGAGACCGACTCCGCGGTGGCCGAGGAACTGCTCAAGCGCTGGCCGGAGGCGGTGGCGGAGTTCACCGCCGTGGTGCCCCGCGACTACCGCCGGGTGCTGGAGATCATGCGGGCCGCCGAAGCCGCCGGCCGTGACGTCGACGACGCGGTGATGAGCGCGCTCGCACCATCCGCCGCGCCGGTGCCGCCCGCCCCGCGGGCGGCCGCCCAGGAGGTGGCTCGTGCCTGACCCGAACGGTTTCCTGCGCTACGACCGGCGGCTGCCGGCCCGCCGGCCGGTCCCCGTGCGGATCAGCGACTGGCGCGAGGTGTACCCCCCGGCCGGCGAGGAGCTGGTCCGCGAGCAGGCCACCCGGTGTATGGACTGCGGCATCCCGTTCTGCCACGACGGCTGTCCGCTGGGTAATCGCATCCCGGACTGGAACGACCTGGTCCGCACCGGCAACTGGGACGCGGCCGTGGCGTCGCTGCACGCCACGAACAACTTCCCCGAGTTCACCGGCCGGCTGTGCCCGGCGCCGTGCGAGGCGGCCTGCGTCCTCGGCATCGCCGGCGGCGACCCGGTCACCATCAAGCAGGTCGAGGTGGAGATCGCCGACGCCGCCGTCGCGCGGGGTGGGCTGCGGCCGCAGCCGGTGCCGGCGCCGACCGGTCGCTCGGTCGCCGTGGTGGGCTCCGGGCCCGCCGGTCTGGCCGCCGCGCAGCAACTGGCCCGCGCCGGGCACGCGGTGACGGTGTACGAGCGCGACGACGCGATCGGTGGCCTGCTCCGCTACGGCATCCCCGACTTCAAGCTGGAGAAGGGGCACATCGACCGGCGGGTGGCGCAGTTGGCGGCCGAGGGCGTCGAGTTCCGCACCGGGGTGAACGTCGGCGTCGACGTGACGGCCGACCAGCTGCGCGCCCGGCACGACGCGGTGCTGCTGGCCTGTGGCGCCCTCCAGGGCCGGGACACCCCGGAGACCCCGGGCCGGCAGCTGCGCGGTGTGCACCAGGCGATGGCCCACCTGGTGGCGGCCAACCGGGTCGTCGCGGCGGCCGGTGAGGGGCGGCCGGCGCTGGCCGTGCTGCCCGACGGCACGCCGATCGACGCCGCCGGCCGGCACGTGGTGATCATCGGGGGCGGCGACACCGCCGCGGACTGCCTCGGGGTGGCGCACCGGCAGGGCGCCGCCGGGGTCCATCAGCTCGACCTCTACCCGCGGCCGCCGGCGGCCCGCGACGAGGAGCGCGACCCGTGGCCCACCTGGCCGTGGATCCTGCGCAGCTACCCGGCGCACGAGGAGGGTGGCGAGCGGGTCTTCGCGGTCGCCGTGCAGGAGTTCGTCGACGACGGCACCGGCCAGGTGCGGGCGGTACGCATCGCCGAGGTGACCGTGGAGAAGCAGGACGGCCGGCGGATCGTTTCCGTGGTGCCCGGCACCGAACGGGAGCTGCCGGCCGACCTGGTGCTGCTCGCGATCGGCTTCGAGGGCACCGAGGAGCAGGCGCTGCTCACCCAGCTGGGGGTGTCCCGCAACCCACGCGGCGCGGTCGACGCCCGACCGGACTGGCAGACCGACGCCGACGGCGTGTTCGTCGCCGGGGACATGCACCGGGGCGCCTCGCTGATCGTCTGGGCGATCGCCGAGGGACGCGCGGCGGCGGCCGGCATCCACGCGTACCTCGGTGGTGGCACGCCGCTGCCGGCCCCGGTCGACCCGGGCGCCCAACCGCTCGCCGCCCGCTGACCCGACCGACCGTCGCCCCGGCCCGGCAGGGCCGGGGCGACGGCGCGTGAGCCGCCTCACGAAGATGGGCGAATCGGGGCAAGTGCGCCACACTTGCCGACGGCCGGAACCGACGGGGGGACGGCCTGTCGTCAGGGCCGTCGGGTCGGGGAGGTCTGTCGTGGCCACTGGTGCCACGTTCGCCGCGCTACGCCACCGGAACTACCGGATCTGGGCCGGTGCCGGGTTCGTGTCCGTCATCGGCACGTGGATGCAGGTGCTGGGCGTCAACTGGTACGTGCTGGCGCGTACCGGCTCGGCGACCTCGATGGGCTTCGCCGTGCTGCTCCAGGCCCTCCCCACCCTGCTGCTGAGCGTCTGGGGCGGCGCGCTCGCCGACCGCCTGCGGGCCCGGCCGCTGCTGATCGCCGCCCAGGCGGCCCACGCGGGACTCGCGGCGGGGCTCGCGCTGGTCGCCGTCACCGGGGCCGGTGGCCTTCCGGCGATCTACGCGATCTCGCTCGCGACCGGCGCGATCTCCGCCATCGAGGGACCGGTGATGGGCCGGTGGGCCTCCACGCTGGTGGACCGCGAGACCCTCGGCAACGCCTTGGCGCTGGGCTCGCTCACCAACTCCGCCGGTCGCATCCTCGGCATGAGCGCCGGCGCGGTGGTGGTCGCCGCCGTCGGTCCCGCGCTCCTGTTCATCATCAACTCGGCGAGCTTCGTCGCCGTCGTCGCCGCCCTGTTCCTGGTCCGCGAGGGGGAGCGGCACGTCGGGCAGGCGGTGACCGAGCCCACCACGACCCGTGCCGACCGCAGCATCCGGGCCGGCTTCGCCTACCTCCGGCGCCAACCGGTGGTGCTCGTCGCGTTGGCCCTGTCGTTCGTGCTGGGCAGCCTCGGCCGCAACTACCAGGTCACCATGGCCGCGATGAGCGACGGGCCGCTGCACGCCGGCGCCTCCGGCTACGGCCTGCTCTCCACCGTCTTCGCCGTCGGCACGGTGCTCGGCGCCCTCGTCGCCGCCCGTCGGCGGGACCTCGGCTACGGCGTCCTGGTCGGCGCCGGCCTGCTCGCGAGCGCGTTGCAGATCGTGGCCGGCCTGGCCCCCGGTACGGTGAGCTTCGCCGCGGTCATCCTGCCGATCGCCGCGGCCGCCGTGGTCATCGACACGACGGTCGGCGCCCGTGCCCAGCTCGACACCGACTACCTGATGCGCGGTCGGGTGCTGGCCGCCCTGGCGGTCACCGGCTCGGTCTCCGCCGCCGTCGGCGCGCCGCTGCTCGGCTGGCTCTCCGAGCACGCCGGGCCCCGCCAGACGCTGGTCCTGGCCGGCGCGACCGCGGCCGTCGCCACCGTGGCCGCCGCCGTCGCCCTGGACCGCCTGCGCGGCGGGCGGCTGCGGCACCGGGTGGCCCAGGTGGTGCCCGTGGTCCGGCGCCCGGTGGGCCGGCTCGCGTCGACCGCCGTCCGCGCGGTCGGCCCCGCCGCCGCGCGGGTCCGGCGCCCGGTGCCCGCGGTCGTGCCGTCGGTCCGGCCGCCCCGCAGCCCGCTACCCGTCGCCCGCACCGGACAGGTCCGCCGTGCCGCCGGTCGCCCCGTACCGCCACCGGCCCGCACCCCCGGCCCGCCGCACGTCCGGTTGCCCGGCCACCGGCCGGCGACGACCGATCCGGCGGCCGAGGCGACGGCGGGGACTCCGCTCACCGGCTGCGCGGTCGGCGGGGAGGCCGCGACCCGAGGACCGGCCGAGCGGTAGGTCGTTTCCGGGGTCGCCGTCGCGCTGCCCGGTTCTCCGCGCGAAGGTGCGGGCCCGGTCGGCCCCTCGACAGGACCGGTCGGTGACTGCACCCCTGTGCCGGTGGCGCCGACCCGGTGCCGGCGGCACCGATCCGATGGCGGTCGCGCCCGCAGCCCGGTCGCCCCTCCCGAGCGCCGGCGCGTGGCCATCGCCCACCGTCGCGGCGGCGGTTGTGGGCAAGGCCATGATCGGCGTTGTCGGCGGCCGCGACTTCGGGATCCGGCGGAACGGAGATCATCGTTACGCTGCGGGCGTGGAGATCGAGGAACGCGTCCGGCGGGTCCGTCGGTGGCTGTGGATCGTGGTGGTCGGCCTCTTCCTCAGCGGGGTGACCGCTTTCCCGCTGGAGATCGAGGTCCGTTGGCTGCGGCGGGCGCTGGAACCGTTCGCCGACCAGGTGCCCGCCCTGGTCACCTGGATCGAGCGGGTCCACGTCGGCCTGGTGGAGACCGGCGACCGCTACCCGTTCATGCTCTACGGCACCGACTGGCTCGCCTTCGCGCACCTGGTGCTCGCCGTCGCGTTCCGGGGACCGCTGCGCGACCCGGTGCGCAACGTCTGGGTGGTCCAGCTCGGGATGATCGCGTGCGCCGGCATCGTGCCGCTGGCGCTGATCTGCGGACCGGTCCGGGACATCCCGTGGTTCTGGACGCTCGTCGATCTGTCGTTCGCCGTCGGCGCCTTCCCGCCGCTCTGGTTCGCCTACCGGCACATCCGCCGGATCGAGGCCGCCCAGGGCGGCTGGCGGCCGACCCGTCCGGGCGCCGAGCCGGCGGGCGCCGAGTCGGCGGCCGCCGCCGACTGACCGGCGTCCGGTCACCGCGGTGCCGGCCGCCGACCGAGCACGCCCGGTCACGGGGTGCCCGCCGCCGACAACGACGGCGGGCACCCCGTGCTCAGCGGACCAGGAGGCGGTGCGCCTCGCGGATCTTCGCCCACGACTTCGGCTCCACCGGCGGCGCGGCCTTGCGGGCCGCCGACCCGGACACGTCGGGACGACCGGCGGTGAACAGCCAGGTGGTGAAGAGGTCGTCCAGGTCGAGCCCGGAGATCCGCTCGGCGAGGGCCTGGAACCGCGCGATCGTGCCGTTGCCGTAACGGTGCTCGGCGGCCCAGGCCGGCAGGATCGCGAAGAACGCGTCGTCGCCGACGGCCAGCCGCAGCTGGTGCAGCGCCATGGCCCCCCGGTCGTACACGGCGTCGTCGAAGATGCTGCTCGGGCCCGGGTCACCTGGGCGCACCTGCCAGAAGCCCGAGTCCTCCGGGTAGCTGGCGTACGTGAAGTCGAACAGCTCCTGTGCGGTGCCCTCGCCCTGCTCCTCCGACCACAGCCACTCGGCGTACGAGGCGAAGCCCTCGTTGAGCCAGATGTCCTGCCAGCGGGCCACCGACACGGAGTCGCCGAACCACTGGTGGGCGAGCTCGTGCACGACCACCGAGGTGTTCGCGCCACGGCGCCAGAAGCCCGGACCGTAGACCGGCCGGGTCTGCGTCTCCAGCGCGAAACCGATGCCGTCGACCGGCCCGGCGACGCCGCCCTGCGCCTCGAACGGGTACGGGCCGAAGAGCCCGGCCCCCCACTCGACGATCTCGGCCGTGCGTTCGATGCTGGCCCGCGCGGCCGGCCCCAGCTCGCCGAGCGTCGTGCTGTACGCGTTGACGACCGGCTGCCCGTTCGGGGCGGTGTCGGTGACGATGTCGTACTGGCCGATGGCGAGGAAGGCGAGATAGGTGGCGGTGGGGGAGGTGGTCCGCCAGATCCACCGGGTGCGGTTGCCCGCCTCGGCCAGCGGCGGCCGGGGCTGCACCCCGTTGCTGATCACCTCGACGCCGGTCGGCACCGACACCGAGATGTCGTAGGTCGCCTTGTCCAGCGGGTGGTCGTTGCTGGGGAACCACCACCACGCGGACTCCGGCTCGTTTACCGCCAGCGCGCCGTCGTCCGTGCGGGTCCAGCCGGTGTAGCCGCCGACCAGGGTCTCCGACGGCACGCCCGCGTAACGCACCACGATGGTGAGGTCCTGGCCCTTGGTGATGGCGCGCGACGGCGTGACCACCAGTTCGTGCACGCCGTCGGTGGTCGTGGTGGCGGCCCAGCCGTTGACCCGTACCGACTCGACGTCGAGCAGGAAGTCCAGGTTGAACCGGGAGAGGTCCTGGGTGGCCCGGGCGAGGATCGTGGTGGTGCCGCTGAGCCGGTCGCTGCCGGGGTCGTAGCGCAGGCGGACGTCGTAGTGCGCGACGTCGTAGCCGCCGTTGCCGTAGTCCGGGAAGTAGGTGTCGCCCAGTCCCGGGCCGCCGGGTTGCGGTGCGGCGGTGGTGATGGTCGGCCGGCCCCAGCCCGGTAGGGCGGCGTGGCCGGGGGCGCCGGTGGCGACGGTGCCGGCGCCGGTGAGGGTCAGGACGGCGATGGCCGCCCGGAGACTTCGTCGCACGAGGTGGACTCCCTCCGTCGGGGTGTTCGCCCCGTAAACCTAATCGACGCTGATGAACATGTCCGCCCCGTCGACGGCGCTCAAAGGTTCAAATGATCTAAATGTTTCGATAGCATTACCGCCTGGTAACAACGGCTCCGCCCCTGGCCACGCGCGCGGTCACGGATCCCACCACCCCCTGCCCTGTGGAGGTCCGTCATGCCCCACCGTCCGCTGGCCCGCGCCCTCGCCGCGCTGGTCGCCCTGCTCACCGCCGCCGTCGGCGCCGTCCTCACCGTTCCGGGTTCCGCGCAGGCCGCCGCCGTCAACTACGTCGCCCTCGGCGACTCGTACTCCTCCGGGGTCGGCGCCGGCCCGTACGACTGGTCCACCTGCCTGCGCAGTCAGAAGTCGTACGCCCCGCTCTGGGCCGCCGCCCAAGGGGTGACCAGCTTCGCGTTCCCCGCCTGCGGCGGCGCGGTGACCGCCGACGTCATCAACAGCCAGGTCAACGCGTTGAGCGCCGGCACCACCCTGGTCACCATCACCATCGGCGGGAACGACGCGGGCTTCGCCGACGTCATCACCAGTTGCCGCTTCGGCAGCACGTCGACCTGCACCAACGCCGTCAACCGGGCCCGGGCGTTCGCCACCGCCACCCTGCCCGGTCGCCTCGACGCCACGTACGCGGCCATCCGCACCCGCGCACCCGACGCGCGCCTGATCGTCCTCGGCTACCCCCGGCTGTTCGAGCTGAACTCCTGCGGCTGGCTGGCCATGAGCACCTACAAGCGGACCATCCTCAATGACGCCGCCGACCTGCTCGCCACGGTCACCGCCGGCCGGGCCGCGGCGGCCGGCGCCACCTTCGTCGACACCCGGCCCTACTTCGCCGGGCACGGGGTCTGCGGCGCCGACCCGTGGATCCACGACGTCTCCGGCGTCATCGAGGCGTACCACCCGGACGCCGACGGCTACCGCTACGGCTACCTGCCGGCGCTGACCGCCGTCACCGGCTGATCCGAGCGGCCCGGCGGCCGGCGGTCCCCGACGGACCGTCGGCCGCCGCGCCGCCGACCCCCCGCCGCGCCGCGTGTCGCGGTGCTGTCCCGGTGCGGCGGACGTCCGTTAGGGTCTTCGACGGACACCGGCGCGCGGCGGGGAGGCGGACAGTGGGCAGGCTCGCGTCGGCGTACCGGCAGGCCGTCACGGCGCACCAGGCCGCCCGGGCCCATCTCGACGCCGCCCGCGCCGGGATCGGCGCGGAACCCCCGTCGTCCACGCCGGACGGTTCACCCGCCGCGCAGACGCTGGTCGCCCGGCTCGCCGAGGTCGGTGGCGCGCTCGCCACCCCGACCCCGGGCGCCACCCCGGTCGCGGTCGCGCCGGTTCCGGTCCGGCTCGGCGAGGCGTCCACCCCGGAGGGCGCGTTCCCCGTGCTGGTGCCCCTCGGCGCCGGCCACCACCTGGCGGTGGACACCGACGCCCGCGACCCCCGGGTCGCCGGACTGCTGCGGGCGCTCGTGCTGCGGCTGCTCGCCACCGCGCCGGCCGGCGAGGTGCGGGTCGTCGGCATCGACACCGCCGCGCTCGGCGCCACCTTCGGGCCGCTGCGCCCCCTGCTCGACGCGGGCGTGCTCGACCCGCCCGCCACCACACCGGACGAGGTCGCCGCCCTGCTCGACGCCGTCGAACGGCACGCCCGGTCGGCGCAGCACGGCACTCCCGGCGGCACACCCCTGCTGTTGGTCGTCGCGGCGGCGGCCCCGCCGGCGCGGGAGCTGGCCCGGCTGGCCGCGCTCACCCACGCCGGGCCGGCCGCCGCGGTCTGCGTCCTGGTCGCGGGCCACCCGGCCGCCGGTCCCGGCGACCCGGCGCCGCCGCTGGGCGCGACCACCGCGGTGCGGCTGACCGGGCCGTACGCGCACGTCGGCGACCCGCCCGGCGCCCCGTTCAGCGCCGACGGCGGCGGTCTCGCCGCCCCCGTGGTGCCCGACGGCGACCCGCCGGCCGCCTCGGTACGGGCGCTCGCCGAGCACCTCGGCGCCGCCGTGCGACGCGGCGACGCGGTGGGCTTCGCCGAGCTGCTGCCCGAGCGGCGGTGGGCGGAGTCGGCGGGCAACGGCCTGCGTACGGTGGTCGGCCGGGCGGGCCGCGAGCCGGTCACCGTCGCCTTCGACGACGCCACCCCGCACTGGCTCGTCGGGGGACGCACCGGCGCCGGTAAGACCGTCTTCCTGCTCGACGTCCTCTACGGGCTGGCGGCCCGCTACTCGCCGGCCGAGCTGCAGCTCTACCTCCTCGACTTCAAGGAGGGGGTCAGCTTCACCGAGTTCGTGCCGACCGGTCGGGACCCGTCCTGGCTGCCGCACGCCCGGGCCGTCGGCATCGAGTCCGACCGCGAGTACGGCGTCGCCGTCCTCCGCGAGCTGCGCCGGGAGCTGAACCGCCGGGCCACCCTGCTGAAACGGCACGGCGTCACGAAGCTCGCCGACCTGCCCCGGGACACCCCGGTACCGCGCGTCGTGGCCGTCGTCGACGAGTTCCACGTGCTGCTCGCCGGCAACGACGCGCTGGCCCGCGAGTCGGTCGACCTGCTGGAGGAGTTGGCCCGCAAGGGCCGCTCGTACGGGGTGCACCTGGTGCTGGCCAGTCAGAGCATGACCGGCATCGAGGCGCTCTACGGCCGCGCCGAGGCGATCTTCGGGCAGTTCGCGCTGCGCGTCGCGTTGCCCGGCGGCGGGGGAGTGCTCGACCAGGCCAACGGCGCCGCCGCGGCGCTGCCGATCGGCGCGGCCGTGGTCAACACCGCCGCCGGCGCGGTCGGCGCGGACACCGTCGTCCGCTTCCCCGACGCGCACGCGGCGGCGGCGGACCTGACCCGACTGCGGCACCAGCTGTGGCAGGCCCGGCCGGCGGGCGCCCGCCCGCCCGCGGTCTTCCGGGGCTACGAGGCGGCGCGGCTGGAGGACGACCCCACCTACACCGGTCTGCGACCGGGCGGGCGCCGCCCGCTGGCCCTGGTCGGCCGGACCGTCGACGTCCACGGCAGCACCGCGATGTTCATCATGGACACCACGCCCGGCCGGCACCTCGCGGTGGTCGGCACCTCGGTCGCCGGTGCCGACGTGCTCCGCGCGGCGACGCTGAGCCTGGCCCGGCAGCACGCGCCCGGCGAGTGCCGGTTCCTGCTCGCCCCGCTGGTCGCCGCCGCCGACGAGGTGGTCGACGAGACCGAGGCCGTGCTCATCGCCGCCGGGCACACCGTCGAGCGGCTGGACGCCGCGTCCCTGCGGGCCCGGATCGCCACGCTGGCCACGCCCGGCACCGGCGCGCCGTCGCCGGATCCGACGGTGACCGACGGGAGCCCACCGGACGCCGCGATCGCGCCGGCCGGGCCGACATCGCCGGCCGGCCGGACGTTCCTGGTCGGGTTCGGGATGGACGCCGCCTCGACGGTCCTCGGCGCGCCCGACCCGCAGACGTTCCGCTCGGGCCTGGACGACCTGCGCGCCCTGCTGCACCAGGGGCCGGGTCACGGCGTGCACCTGCTCGGCTGGTGGCGGGGGCTCCGGCGGCTCGCCGACGACCTCGGCGGCCCGCAGAACCGCGACGACGTCGCCTGCCTGGTCGCGCTCAACGTGCCCGGCTCCGAGCTGGGGCTGCATCTCGGCGTGCACG
This genomic stretch from Micromonospora krabiensis harbors:
- the gltB gene encoding glutamate synthase large subunit, whose amino-acid sequence is MAFPYPHKPQQAPLLGGGTPAAGLYDPAQEHDACGVAFVADLHGRRSHDVVANGLGALCRLDHRGARGAEPNTGDGAGIMIQVPDAFLRAVVDFPLPPAGAYATGLVFLPDDDADEALARRVVEKYALVEGAELLGWRDVPVDPSGLGETALAAMPRIRQVFLAARRLTDSPAGPAGSALSGIDLDRVAFCVRKQAERESAERGVAAYLPSLSSRTMVWKGMLTPDQLPAFYPELTDERMESAIALVHSRFSTNTFPSWPLAHPYRFIAHNGEINTIRGNRNWMQAREALLRTPDLPGNIRRIFPVCTPGASDSANFDEVLELLHLAGRSLPHAVLMMIPEAWENDPGMRPDKRDFYRFHASLMEPWDGPASVAFTDGEIVGAVLDRNGLRPGRWWRTADGLVVLGSEAGVLDLDPARVVAKGRLQPGKMFLVDTAAGRIVHDEEIKAELAAAQPYGDWLHAGLIDLTDLPAREHIVYTHDSVRRRQQTFGYTEEELKILLAPMARTGAEPIGSMGTDTPISPLSTRPRLLYDYFHQLFAQVTNPPLDAIREELVTSLSSTIGPEGNLLDPGPASCRQIVLPYPVIDNDELAKILSIDEDGDLPGFKAVRVSGLYRIREGAAGIKARLTEICRHVSEAIEDGVRILVLSDRDSNADLAPIPSLLLTAAVHQHLVREQTRTQVALIVESGDCREVHHAAVLIGYGAAAVNPYLAFESVEDMISTGALVGAEPATAVRNYVKALGKGVLKIMSKMGISTVSSYCGAQVFEAVGLDARLVERYFRGTPSKIGGIGLAGIHAEVAARHARAWPPAGAAGSDRLEVGGEYQWRREGELHLFNPETVFLLQHATRSRQYDIFQRYTAKVDALAAEAGSLRGLFTLRVGVRPPVPLDEVEPASEIVKRFATGAMSYGSISAEAHETLAIAMNRLGGKSNTGEGGEDVERLHDPARRSAVKQIASGRFGVTTEYLVNADDLQIKMAQGAKPGEGGQLPGNKVWPWIARTRHATPGVGLISPPPHHDIYSIEDLAQLVHDLKCVNPAARVHVKLVSEVGVGTVAAGVAKLKADVILISGHDGGTGASPLNSLKHAGTPWELGLAEAQQTLLLNKLRDRVTVQVDGQLKTGRDVVVAALLGAEEFGFATAPLIVAGCVMMRVCHLDTCPVGIATQNPVLRERFTGTPEFVENFFLFLAEEVRGYLAELGFRSIEEAIGQTELLDVAPAVAHWKAYGLDLAPVLHLPELPAGAARRGVRAQDHGLDRALDNELIALAEPALRGSGAAVAGAEARVTPVRAEVRIRNEHRSVGAMLGGEVTRRHGGAGLPPDTVEFVLTGTAGQSFGAFVPRGVTLRLHGDANDYVGKGLSGGRIIVRPDGSAPFADPDAATGERAEDQIIAGNTILYGATAGEVFLRGRVGERFAVRNSGATAVVEGVGDHGCEYMTGGTVVVLGPTGRNFAAGMSGGTAFVHRLDRARVNTELVDLAPLGEEEQAVLHELVQRHFAETDSAVAEELLKRWPEAVAEFTAVVPRDYRRVLEIMRAAEAAGRDVDDAVMSALAPSAAPVPPAPRAAAQEVARA
- a CDS encoding glutamate synthase subunit beta → MPDPNGFLRYDRRLPARRPVPVRISDWREVYPPAGEELVREQATRCMDCGIPFCHDGCPLGNRIPDWNDLVRTGNWDAAVASLHATNNFPEFTGRLCPAPCEAACVLGIAGGDPVTIKQVEVEIADAAVARGGLRPQPVPAPTGRSVAVVGSGPAGLAAAQQLARAGHAVTVYERDDAIGGLLRYGIPDFKLEKGHIDRRVAQLAAEGVEFRTGVNVGVDVTADQLRARHDAVLLACGALQGRDTPETPGRQLRGVHQAMAHLVAANRVVAAAGEGRPALAVLPDGTPIDAAGRHVVIIGGGDTAADCLGVAHRQGAAGVHQLDLYPRPPAARDEERDPWPTWPWILRSYPAHEEGGERVFAVAVQEFVDDGTGQVRAVRIAEVTVEKQDGRRIVSVVPGTERELPADLVLLAIGFEGTEEQALLTQLGVSRNPRGAVDARPDWQTDADGVFVAGDMHRGASLIVWAIAEGRAAAAGIHAYLGGGTPLPAPVDPGAQPLAAR
- a CDS encoding MFS transporter; amino-acid sequence: MATGATFAALRHRNYRIWAGAGFVSVIGTWMQVLGVNWYVLARTGSATSMGFAVLLQALPTLLLSVWGGALADRLRARPLLIAAQAAHAGLAAGLALVAVTGAGGLPAIYAISLATGAISAIEGPVMGRWASTLVDRETLGNALALGSLTNSAGRILGMSAGAVVVAAVGPALLFIINSASFVAVVAALFLVREGERHVGQAVTEPTTTRADRSIRAGFAYLRRQPVVLVALALSFVLGSLGRNYQVTMAAMSDGPLHAGASGYGLLSTVFAVGTVLGALVAARRRDLGYGVLVGAGLLASALQIVAGLAPGTVSFAAVILPIAAAAVVIDTTVGARAQLDTDYLMRGRVLAALAVTGSVSAAVGAPLLGWLSEHAGPRQTLVLAGATAAVATVAAAVALDRLRGGRLRHRVAQVVPVVRRPVGRLASTAVRAVGPAAARVRRPVPAVVPSVRPPRSPLPVARTGQVRRAAGRPVPPPARTPGPPHVRLPGHRPATTDPAAEATAGTPLTGCAVGGEAATRGPAER
- a CDS encoding M1 family metallopeptidase yields the protein MRRSLRAAIAVLTLTGAGTVATGAPGHAALPGWGRPTITTAAPQPGGPGLGDTYFPDYGNGGYDVAHYDVRLRYDPGSDRLSGTTTILARATQDLSRFNLDFLLDVESVRVNGWAATTTTDGVHELVVTPSRAITKGQDLTIVVRYAGVPSETLVGGYTGWTRTDDGALAVNEPESAWWWFPSNDHPLDKATYDISVSVPTGVEVISNGVQPRPPLAEAGNRTRWIWRTTSPTATYLAFLAIGQYDIVTDTAPNGQPVVNAYSTTLGELGPAARASIERTAEIVEWGAGLFGPYPFEAQGGVAGPVDGIGFALETQTRPVYGPGFWRRGANTSVVVHELAHQWFGDSVSVARWQDIWLNEGFASYAEWLWSEEQGEGTAQELFDFTYASYPEDSGFWQVRPGDPGPSSIFDDAVYDRGAMALHQLRLAVGDDAFFAILPAWAAEHRYGNGTIARFQALAERISGLDLDDLFTTWLFTAGRPDVSGSAARKAAPPVEPKSWAKIREAHRLLVR